The Bacillus carboniphilus genome contains a region encoding:
- the trxB gene encoding thioredoxin-disulfide reductase: MTNKKIYDVIIAGAGPAGMTAAVYTSRANLSTLMLERGIPGGQMANTEEVENYPGYDHILGPDLSTKMFEHAKKFGAEYAYGDIKEVIDGKEYKVIKTSSKEFKTRSIIIATGAEYKKLGVPGESELGGKGVSYCAVCDGAFFKNKNLYVIGGGDSAVEEGVYLTRFAEKVTIVHRRNELRAQKILQDRAFDNDKVDFIWDHTVKEIIEENGKVGKVLLENTKTGETSEHPIDGVFIYIGMIPLSKPFQNLGITNENGYIETNDRMETRIEGIFAAGDIREKMLRQIVTATGDGSIAAQSAQHYIENLMEQLKA, translated from the coding sequence ATGACAAATAAAAAAATATATGACGTAATTATTGCTGGGGCGGGTCCTGCTGGGATGACTGCAGCAGTGTATACTTCTCGCGCCAACTTATCAACACTCATGCTTGAAAGAGGAATTCCTGGTGGGCAAATGGCCAATACAGAAGAAGTCGAAAACTATCCAGGCTATGACCATATATTAGGTCCAGATCTTTCAACGAAGATGTTTGAACATGCGAAGAAGTTTGGTGCAGAGTATGCCTACGGAGATATAAAGGAAGTTATCGATGGAAAAGAATATAAGGTTATTAAAACAAGTAGTAAAGAATTCAAAACCCGCTCCATTATTATAGCAACAGGTGCGGAATATAAGAAATTAGGAGTTCCAGGAGAATCAGAACTAGGAGGAAAAGGTGTTTCCTACTGTGCGGTTTGTGATGGAGCTTTCTTTAAGAATAAAAACCTTTACGTAATTGGCGGTGGGGACTCTGCTGTCGAGGAAGGTGTCTATTTGACACGTTTTGCAGAGAAAGTGACGATCGTTCATCGACGGAACGAACTTCGTGCTCAAAAAATCTTGCAAGATCGCGCGTTTGATAATGATAAAGTCGATTTTATATGGGACCATACGGTGAAAGAGATCATTGAAGAGAATGGAAAAGTAGGAAAAGTCCTGTTAGAGAACACCAAGACTGGTGAGACTTCTGAACATCCGATCGATGGTGTATTCATCTATATCGGTATGATTCCCTTATCAAAACCGTTCCAAAACCTAGGTATAACGAATGAGAATGGTTATATCGAAACGAATGATCGAATGGAAACAAGAATAGAAGGAATTTTTGCCGCAGGAGATATTCGTGAGAAAATGCTTAGACAAATTGTAACCGCAACTGGGGACGGAAGTATTGCAGCTCAGAGTGCGCAACATTATATTGAAAATTTAATGGAACAGTTGAAAGCATAG
- a CDS encoding tetratricopeptide repeat protein — MGKQYTEKKSNAQVVSFFQDEQYYYKRGMKAYHEGDLDRAARFLRRANQVNPSDADVIIQLANIYTELGDYDQSNSLLIDVMDQNDIEINDCYYFLANNYAYLGFFHEAFKWAKKYQLLGPTEAYAEENQELLELLTLEGADKEEMKEEDELLIQQEAAKSMLERGKFLEAIDVLEKMIEKHPSFWSAYNNLSLAYFYMGEVEKAKEILMNLLQLNKGNLHALCNLTVYHYYEKDEKEVEDSVQQLIRIYPLLIEHRYKLGATFALIGSYTPAFKWLYSLYKQGFAGDATFYYWLACSAYYTGNEQFAKRIWERVVEDNPLKKGSEPWAQDGELQWIHSAERLYDLYVCKQFNKPYENKHSMNNPIEKEAVQYLFYEKTEYQFVKTMFFVADQLCEKHQSLDHHTDILKDWFVASVQLHDRDIELPNSKGLAAAFDFLWYKAQDKQKTKKSLAIQYDLSPQTVSKYVKWLGILQP; from the coding sequence GTGGGAAAACAATACACTGAAAAAAAATCCAATGCTCAAGTTGTCTCGTTTTTCCAAGATGAACAATACTATTATAAACGTGGCATGAAAGCCTATCATGAAGGAGATTTGGACCGTGCTGCTCGCTTTTTGCGTCGTGCAAACCAAGTAAACCCTTCTGATGCAGATGTAATTATTCAACTAGCGAACATATATACAGAATTAGGTGACTATGATCAATCAAATTCTTTGTTAATAGATGTGATGGACCAAAATGATATAGAAATAAACGATTGTTATTATTTTTTAGCCAATAACTATGCTTACTTAGGTTTTTTTCATGAAGCTTTTAAATGGGCAAAGAAATATCAGCTTCTTGGCCCCACAGAGGCCTATGCAGAGGAAAATCAAGAACTTTTAGAATTGTTAACTCTTGAAGGTGCGGATAAAGAAGAAATGAAAGAGGAAGATGAGCTCCTAATTCAACAGGAAGCCGCCAAATCTATGCTAGAAAGAGGAAAATTCTTAGAAGCCATCGATGTGCTAGAAAAAATGATCGAAAAGCACCCCTCATTTTGGTCCGCTTATAATAACCTTTCTTTGGCCTATTTTTACATGGGAGAAGTTGAAAAAGCGAAAGAAATATTGATGAATTTGTTGCAATTAAATAAAGGGAATTTACACGCGTTATGTAACCTTACTGTTTACCACTACTATGAGAAGGATGAGAAAGAAGTAGAGGACTCTGTGCAACAGCTAATAAGAATATATCCATTATTAATTGAGCATAGATATAAATTGGGGGCTACATTTGCCTTGATAGGGTCTTATACTCCAGCCTTTAAATGGTTATATTCTTTATATAAACAGGGGTTTGCAGGAGATGCTACTTTTTATTATTGGCTCGCGTGTTCTGCTTATTATACGGGAAATGAACAGTTTGCTAAGCGAATTTGGGAACGGGTAGTTGAAGATAATCCATTAAAAAAAGGGTCTGAACCTTGGGCTCAAGATGGAGAATTACAATGGATTCATTCAGCTGAAAGGTTATACGACTTATATGTATGCAAGCAATTTAATAAACCATATGAAAATAAACATTCGATGAACAATCCCATTGAGAAAGAAGCGGTACAATATTTGTTTTATGAAAAAACGGAATATCAATTTGTTAAGACAATGTTTTTTGTTGCGGATCAACTCTGTGAAAAACATCAATCTTTAGACCATCATACAGATATTCTTAAAGATTGGTTCGTTGCTTCCGTGCAACTTCATGATAGGGATATAGAATTGCCGAATTCAAAGGGGTTGGCTGCCGCTTTTGATTTTCTTTGGTACAAAGCTCAAGATAAGCAAAAAACAAAAAAGTCTTTAGCTATCCAATACGATCTATCACCGCAAACTGTTTCAAAGTATGTCAAATGGCTAGGTATCCTTCAACCGTGA
- the cls gene encoding cardiolipin synthase: MDYFNGFFTFIFILNILLSLFVVFLERKSVTATWAWVLILNFIPLLGFILYLIFGQNLSRRKIFKWDQEVFPAIKEKLANQMAHLSENPSSYYYEEIIESKEIIYMHMNNSDAPLTLQNDVRIFTDGQEKFDQLFKDIEQAKDHIHLIYYIFRSDDLGTKLGDLLIKKAKQGVKVRLLYDASGSRAIGKKFLKRLNEAGILTEPFFPSKIPFFNYRINYRNHRKLVIIDGNIGYIGGFNVGDEYLGKDQHFGYWRDTHLRIVGGAVNDLQARYMLDWNQASKEQMVYKEYYHFNEEETKEGLGIQVVSSGPDSKWEQIKNGYIKMILTAKEYIYLQTPYFIPDESLLDALTIASLSGIDVRVMIPNKPDHPFVYWATYSHVGQLLKAGAKVYTYEKGFLHSKCIVVDGKVSSVGTANIDVRSFRLNFEVNAFIYDDEIAHNLTSIFHEDCLNSSILTYHQYQSRSLKIRFKESISRLLSPIL, translated from the coding sequence ATGGATTATTTTAATGGCTTTTTTACATTCATATTTATTTTAAACATTCTTCTTTCATTATTTGTCGTTTTTTTAGAAAGAAAGAGTGTAACAGCGACATGGGCTTGGGTTCTTATATTAAACTTCATCCCCTTATTAGGGTTTATCCTTTATTTGATCTTCGGTCAAAATTTAAGTAGAAGGAAAATTTTCAAATGGGATCAAGAAGTTTTCCCTGCAATCAAAGAAAAGCTTGCGAATCAAATGGCGCATTTATCTGAAAATCCTTCATCGTATTACTATGAAGAAATTATTGAATCAAAGGAAATTATTTATATGCACATGAATAATTCGGACGCCCCCTTAACATTACAAAATGATGTGAGGATCTTTACAGATGGTCAGGAAAAATTTGATCAACTATTTAAAGATATTGAGCAGGCGAAAGACCATATTCATTTGATCTATTATATTTTTAGAAGTGATGACCTTGGAACTAAGTTGGGAGATTTACTGATAAAAAAAGCAAAACAAGGTGTAAAGGTAAGATTATTGTATGATGCAAGTGGTTCAAGGGCTATAGGTAAAAAATTTTTGAAAAGGTTAAATGAGGCCGGGATTTTGACTGAACCTTTTTTTCCGTCAAAGATTCCTTTTTTTAATTACCGTATAAACTATCGAAACCATCGAAAATTAGTCATTATTGATGGCAATATAGGGTATATTGGTGGCTTTAATGTAGGTGATGAGTATTTAGGAAAGGACCAACATTTTGGCTATTGGCGAGATACTCACCTTCGAATCGTTGGTGGGGCTGTAAATGATTTGCAAGCAAGGTATATGTTAGATTGGAATCAAGCGTCAAAAGAGCAAATGGTGTATAAAGAATATTACCATTTTAATGAAGAGGAAACGAAAGAAGGATTAGGAATCCAAGTTGTTTCCAGTGGTCCTGATTCAAAATGGGAGCAAATAAAAAACGGCTATATAAAGATGATTTTAACAGCTAAAGAATATATTTATTTGCAGACTCCTTATTTTATTCCGGATGAATCTTTATTAGATGCTTTGACGATTGCGTCGTTGTCCGGTATTGATGTCCGTGTGATGATTCCTAATAAACCGGATCATCCTTTTGTCTATTGGGCCACATATTCCCATGTAGGACAGTTATTGAAAGCCGGAGCAAAAGTGTATACTTACGAGAAAGGCTTCTTGCACTCGAAATGTATTGTAGTGGATGGGAAAGTCTCTTCGGTTGGAACAGCCAACATTGATGTACGAAGCTTTAGGCTTAATTTTGAAGTGAACGCATTTATATATGATGATGAGATTGCTCATAATCTTACTTCCATTTTTCATGAAGATTGTCTCAACTCTTCCATTCTTACGTACCATCAATACCAGAGTAGAAGCTTAAAGATCCGGTTTAAGGAGTCTATTTCACGGTTACTCTCACCGATATTGTAG
- the hisIE gene encoding bifunctional phosphoribosyl-AMP cyclohydrolase/phosphoribosyl-ATP diphosphatase HisIE: MNIEEVTFNPDGLVPTIIQDAITMQVLTLAYMNKEALQKTIETNEVWLYSRKRQQLWYKGETSGNIQHVIDLRWDCDKDALLLFVHPTGPACHTGESSCFKGTEGRKTTLTQLETIIEKRKQQAKKGSYTTYLFKEGIDKIAKKVAEEAAEVIIAAKNRNKEEVIWETADLFYHLLVLLNEQDVPLDEVFKVLEGRMISSEETKS; encoded by the coding sequence ATGAATATTGAAGAAGTAACCTTTAACCCAGACGGCTTAGTGCCTACGATTATCCAAGATGCAATCACGATGCAAGTATTGACGTTAGCCTATATGAATAAAGAAGCATTACAAAAGACGATTGAAACGAATGAAGTATGGCTCTATAGTCGTAAAAGACAGCAGTTATGGTATAAAGGTGAGACGTCGGGTAACATTCAACATGTTATTGATTTAAGGTGGGACTGTGACAAGGACGCTCTCTTGTTATTTGTTCACCCGACAGGTCCTGCTTGTCACACCGGTGAAAGTAGTTGTTTTAAAGGAACAGAAGGAAGAAAAACCACTTTGACGCAGCTTGAAACCATTATCGAAAAAAGAAAGCAACAAGCAAAGAAAGGCTCTTATACAACTTATTTATTTAAAGAGGGAATTGATAAGATCGCCAAAAAAGTAGCTGAGGAAGCTGCGGAGGTCATTATCGCTGCTAAAAATCGTAACAAAGAAGAAGTGATTTGGGAAACCGCCGATCTTTTCTACCATTTACTCGTTTTATTAAATGAACAAGACGTCCCTCTCGATGAAGTATTCAAAGTATTAGAGGGAAGAATGATTTCTTCAGAAGAAACAAAAAGCTAA
- the hisF gene encoding imidazole glycerol phosphate synthase subunit HisF codes for MITKRIIPCLDVKDGRVVKGVQFVELKDAGDPTQLAKFYDQQGADELIFLDISASHQGRKTMKKVVERVATELSIPFTVGGGIHTLEDMKSLLRRGADKVSLNTAAVSHPQLITQGADFFGSQCIVVAIDAKYDPIREQFFVYTHGGRKQTELDAIEWAKEAVKRGAGEILLTSMDQDGRKDGFDSLLCRLVSEAVPVPVIASGGAGKAEHFWRVFDEGKVDAALAASIFHYQETSVANVKHFLKEKGVLVR; via the coding sequence ATGATTACCAAAAGAATTATCCCATGTCTTGATGTAAAAGATGGCCGTGTAGTCAAAGGCGTTCAATTTGTGGAGTTAAAAGATGCCGGTGACCCTACACAGCTAGCTAAGTTTTATGACCAACAAGGGGCAGATGAATTGATCTTTTTAGACATTTCCGCTTCTCATCAAGGGCGTAAGACGATGAAGAAAGTCGTTGAAAGAGTAGCAACGGAGCTTTCCATTCCTTTTACGGTTGGAGGTGGTATTCATACGCTAGAGGATATGAAGTCTCTTTTACGAAGAGGGGCGGACAAAGTGTCTTTGAATACGGCTGCCGTTTCGCATCCTCAACTTATTACGCAAGGAGCTGATTTCTTCGGTAGTCAATGCATTGTGGTCGCCATTGATGCTAAATATGACCCGATACGGGAACAATTTTTCGTTTATACTCACGGGGGACGTAAACAGACAGAGTTAGATGCTATTGAATGGGCAAAGGAAGCGGTGAAAAGAGGAGCAGGGGAAATCTTGTTGACGTCTATGGATCAAGATGGTCGTAAAGATGGTTTTGACTCTCTCTTATGTAGGCTTGTTAGTGAAGCAGTCCCTGTTCCGGTTATAGCTTCAGGTGGTGCCGGCAAAGCAGAACATTTTTGGCGAGTGTTTGATGAAGGGAAAGTAGATGCCGCATTAGCCGCTTCCATTTTTCATTATCAAGAGACTTCAGTTGCCAACGTAAAACATTTTCTAAAAGAGAAAGGAGTATTGGTGCGATGA
- the hisA gene encoding 1-(5-phosphoribosyl)-5-[(5-phosphoribosylamino)methylideneamino]imidazole-4-carboxamide isomerase: MSFVMYPAIDIRGGKCVRLVQGDFNQETVFGESPLPVVKSFIDQGTSWIHMVDLDGARQGERVNASYVIEAVNLGVKVQVGGGIRTEDDIKYYLENGVERVILGSSVVSDPTFAYKMVDYYGEKIAVGIDARDGYVSTHGWKTTSTIKATQLGMELASAGVERFIFTDISTDGLLKGPNIEAINEMARVTGKEVIASGGVSSYQDLHKLRDIKGVQGAIVGKAIYLNRIKLKKALEKVKAQ, encoded by the coding sequence ATGAGTTTTGTGATGTATCCAGCCATTGATATAAGAGGTGGAAAATGTGTCCGTCTCGTTCAAGGAGATTTTAATCAAGAAACGGTTTTTGGAGAATCACCTCTTCCGGTAGTCAAGTCCTTTATCGATCAAGGAACAAGCTGGATTCATATGGTGGACTTAGATGGAGCAAGACAAGGCGAGCGAGTCAATGCTTCATATGTGATAGAGGCTGTTAATCTTGGTGTGAAGGTGCAAGTAGGTGGTGGAATTCGAACAGAAGACGATATTAAATACTACTTAGAGAATGGTGTAGAACGTGTCATTTTAGGAAGTTCAGTAGTTTCTGACCCTACGTTTGCTTATAAAATGGTAGATTACTATGGAGAAAAGATAGCGGTAGGGATTGATGCAAGGGATGGGTATGTTTCGACTCATGGATGGAAAACGACGTCAACGATAAAAGCAACACAATTAGGTATGGAGTTAGCTTCAGCTGGTGTGGAGCGTTTTATTTTCACAGATATTTCGACTGATGGATTGTTAAAGGGACCTAATATAGAAGCCATTAACGAAATGGCAAGAGTGACGGGAAAAGAAGTGATCGCTTCAGGTGGGGTCAGTAGTTATCAAGATCTTCATAAGTTAAGGGATATTAAAGGAGTACAAGGAGCAATTGTTGGAAAAGCGATCTATTTGAATCGAATTAAATTAAAGAAAGCGTTAGAAAAGGTGAAAGCTCAATGA
- the hisH gene encoding imidazole glycerol phosphate synthase subunit HisH translates to MIGIIDYGMGNLFSVSKALERQRVPYFISNQIEELKKADAYILPGVGSFKDSMDHLNKTGLTSFIQELQKPLLGICLGMQLLFEESEEGGKIEGLKLLPGKVEKIPRHDGLKVPHMGWNELEVSEGLNLEDDYVYFVHSYYVKTDDPDVVLAKVNYGVDIPAIVGKGSVFGTQFHPEKSSRYGEKILDWFLSLTDEKRGIEDEFCDVSSH, encoded by the coding sequence GTGATCGGAATTATCGACTATGGCATGGGAAATTTATTTAGTGTTTCCAAAGCGTTAGAGAGACAAAGAGTGCCTTATTTCATTAGTAATCAAATAGAAGAACTTAAAAAAGCAGATGCGTATATTCTTCCTGGTGTCGGGAGCTTTAAAGATTCAATGGATCATTTAAACAAGACGGGGTTAACTTCATTTATTCAAGAGCTACAAAAGCCGTTGCTAGGAATTTGTCTAGGTATGCAGCTTCTTTTTGAAGAAAGTGAAGAAGGCGGTAAGATTGAAGGTTTAAAGCTTTTACCAGGTAAAGTTGAAAAGATCCCTCGGCATGATGGTTTGAAGGTTCCTCATATGGGATGGAATGAGCTAGAGGTGAGTGAAGGGCTCAACTTAGAAGATGATTATGTTTACTTCGTTCATTCCTACTATGTGAAAACTGACGATCCAGATGTGGTTTTGGCGAAGGTGAATTATGGTGTCGATATTCCAGCAATTGTTGGTAAAGGCTCTGTATTTGGCACACAATTTCATCCTGAAAAAAGTTCAAGATATGGAGAAAAAATTCTAGATTGGTTTCTGTCTTTAACAGACGAGAAAAGAGGGATTGAAGATGAGTTTTGTGATGTATCCAGCCATTGA
- the hisB gene encoding imidazoleglycerol-phosphate dehydratase HisB: MSRKATVSRETNETNISLTFHLDGEGLNQIKTNVPFMTHMLDLFSKHGHFNLQVEAKGDVEIDDHHTTEDIGIVLGQAIKEALGDKKGIHRYGNSFVPMDDALAQVIIDLSNRPHLEFRGDFPSGKVGTFDTELVHEFLWKLALEARMNLHVIVHYGQNTHHMIEAIFKALGRALKEATTINPKFEGVLSTKGLL, from the coding sequence ATGTCTAGAAAAGCGACAGTATCAAGAGAAACAAACGAAACGAATATTTCATTGACTTTTCATTTAGATGGAGAAGGTTTAAACCAAATCAAAACCAACGTCCCTTTTATGACCCATATGCTCGATTTGTTTTCGAAGCACGGTCACTTTAATTTACAGGTAGAGGCAAAAGGAGATGTAGAAATTGATGATCATCATACAACCGAGGATATTGGGATTGTGTTAGGTCAGGCGATAAAGGAAGCGTTAGGTGATAAGAAGGGTATTCATCGATACGGAAACTCCTTTGTTCCAATGGATGATGCTTTAGCGCAAGTTATCATTGATTTAAGTAATCGTCCGCATCTGGAGTTTAGGGGAGACTTTCCAAGTGGAAAAGTAGGGACGTTTGATACGGAACTTGTTCATGAATTTTTATGGAAGCTCGCGTTAGAAGCACGTATGAACTTACATGTAATTGTTCATTATGGTCAAAACACGCACCATATGATCGAAGCGATTTTTAAAGCGTTAGGAAGAGCTTTAAAGGAAGCAACAACCATTAATCCTAAATTTGAAGGTGTCTTATCCACGAAAGGATTGTTGTAA
- the hisD gene encoding histidinol dehydrogenase: protein MKVMKKRDRKQRSKDIGTLEQRQTVQSILKDVKEHGDQAVINYSEKFDKVQLKDLFVSRQEVDEAYQSINQSDLDIIKEAINNISSFHEKQKIQSWFSYEEAGTMLGQKVTPIDSVGVYVPGGTAAYPSSVLMNVVPALVAEVNRIVLVSPPTKGGALHPLVLVAADLLRVKEIYKVGGAQAIAALAYGTESIPPVDKIVGPGNIFVALAKKEVFGTVAIDMIAGPSEIVVLADETADAREVAADLLSQAEHDELAKPILVTTSELLAETVQSELEKQLSVLPREIIARRSIEDHGEIYVVDQLEEAIGIVNDIAPEHLEVMTKQPIDLLPYVRHAGAIFLGRYSSEPVGDYFAGPNHVLPTSGTARFLSPLTVNDFVKKSSVISYSEAALKQHGKKIAQFARLEGLEAHARAIEIRFESRIKKV from the coding sequence ATGAAGGTAATGAAGAAAAGAGATCGCAAGCAACGTAGTAAAGATATAGGGACACTGGAACAAAGACAAACCGTCCAATCGATTTTAAAAGATGTTAAAGAACATGGTGATCAAGCGGTTATAAACTATAGTGAAAAATTTGATAAAGTCCAGTTAAAAGATTTATTTGTATCACGCCAAGAAGTCGATGAAGCTTATCAATCCATTAATCAATCAGACTTAGACATTATAAAAGAAGCTATAAATAATATTTCTTCTTTCCATGAAAAACAGAAGATACAGTCGTGGTTTTCATATGAAGAAGCTGGAACCATGCTTGGTCAAAAAGTAACCCCTATAGATTCGGTTGGGGTGTATGTGCCAGGGGGAACAGCTGCTTATCCTTCCTCTGTTCTTATGAATGTCGTTCCTGCATTAGTCGCTGAAGTGAACCGAATTGTATTAGTCAGTCCACCGACGAAGGGAGGGGCACTCCACCCACTCGTTTTAGTAGCTGCTGACCTTTTAAGGGTCAAAGAAATATACAAGGTGGGAGGAGCGCAGGCAATCGCGGCCCTAGCATATGGAACCGAATCGATTCCCCCTGTAGACAAAATCGTTGGACCTGGTAACATCTTTGTCGCATTAGCGAAAAAAGAAGTCTTTGGTACTGTCGCCATTGATATGATCGCTGGACCTAGTGAGATTGTTGTGTTGGCTGATGAAACGGCGGATGCAAGGGAAGTAGCCGCCGATCTGTTATCGCAGGCGGAGCATGATGAACTAGCGAAACCGATATTGGTGACGACATCTGAGCTTCTAGCAGAAACGGTTCAGTCTGAGTTGGAAAAACAATTATCTGTTTTACCTAGAGAAATAATTGCGCGAAGATCCATTGAAGATCATGGTGAAATCTATGTTGTAGATCAATTGGAAGAAGCCATTGGAATTGTAAATGATATTGCTCCCGAGCATTTAGAGGTGATGACAAAACAGCCAATTGATTTGTTGCCCTATGTACGCCATGCTGGAGCGATTTTTTTAGGGAGATATAGCTCCGAGCCAGTTGGGGATTATTTTGCAGGACCTAATCATGTCCTTCCAACAAGTGGGACCGCGCGTTTTTTAAGTCCGTTAACGGTTAACGACTTTGTGAAAAAATCAAGTGTGATTTCATATAGTGAAGCGGCTTTGAAACAGCATGGTAAGAAAATTGCTCAATTTGCGAGATTAGAAGGGTTAGAGGCTCATGCTCGTGCAATCGAAATCCGTTTTGAAAGTAGGATAAAAAAGGTGTAG
- the hisG gene encoding ATP phosphoribosyltransferase, with the protein MLTIALPKGRILKDALDLLQEAGYESPFSIQDSRKLIFTHKDTTFILVKPADVVTYVEHGVADVGIAGKDVLMEEDRDVYELLDLKISPCYIAVAGLPSYQDTGVMTKIATKYPNIALTYFKSKGKQVEIIKLNGSIELAPLINLADQIVDIVSTGTTLKENGLVEYEKIVSITSRLIVNPVSYQMKDERVGNLIERFEKVIEKQKIKG; encoded by the coding sequence ATGTTAACGATCGCACTTCCTAAAGGAAGAATTTTAAAAGATGCTCTTGATCTTCTGCAAGAGGCTGGTTATGAATCTCCTTTTTCTATTCAAGATTCAAGGAAGCTTATTTTTACACATAAGGACACAACGTTTATTTTAGTGAAACCAGCTGATGTTGTGACTTATGTGGAGCATGGAGTAGCTGATGTTGGCATTGCGGGCAAGGATGTATTAATGGAAGAGGATCGAGATGTATATGAGTTGTTGGATTTAAAGATAAGTCCATGTTATATAGCGGTAGCTGGTTTGCCATCGTATCAAGATACAGGTGTGATGACCAAGATCGCCACGAAATATCCGAACATTGCTTTGACTTATTTTAAAAGCAAAGGAAAACAAGTGGAGATTATTAAACTAAACGGCTCGATTGAATTAGCGCCATTAATTAACTTAGCAGATCAAATTGTCGATATCGTCTCAACAGGAACTACGTTAAAAGAAAACGGCTTAGTGGAATATGAAAAGATTGTGTCCATTACATCGAGACTGATCGTAAATCCGGTTAGTTATCAAATGAAGGATGAACGTGTAGGGAACTTAATCGAACGGTTTGAAAAAGTTATAGAAAAGCAAAAGATTAAGGGATAG
- a CDS encoding ATP phosphoribosyltransferase regulatory subunit: MFEKPVGMRDLLPAFYQYKESVREKMVREIRQWGFQFVQTPTLEYFETVGKQSAIAKEKMFKVLNQNGDTLVIRPDLTAPIARIVASFSNQFILPVRLAYSGNVFRTQQREGGEACEFEQIGVEIIGEASVFVDAESISLLIETLKKATKSKTKVIVSHVGFLDSLVEENVQDLSDQKEHKRLLYSKNEVGFKHYIEGLLLSPFNKRNLLTLLSLRGGEEKLDEALQVITSAKGKESVYQLQQLWKQLVDFEVEDLIAFDLKMMNHMDYYTGIFFEAYIEEVRSPIANGGRYDELYKQFNKDFPATGFAIHFDRLTDHIKELEEPKKPLSILFSDAKQKDAIELAKQYRKQGVDVVLQHIKSVQDLPIYRQQFEDCLILRDE, from the coding sequence ATGTTTGAAAAGCCAGTAGGGATGCGAGACCTATTGCCTGCTTTTTATCAATATAAAGAAAGTGTTAGAGAAAAAATGGTGCGGGAAATTAGACAGTGGGGCTTTCAATTTGTTCAAACCCCTACGTTAGAATACTTTGAGACGGTAGGAAAGCAGTCAGCGATTGCAAAAGAGAAAATGTTTAAAGTGTTAAATCAAAATGGCGACACGCTTGTGATCAGGCCAGATTTAACAGCTCCGATCGCGCGAATTGTGGCCTCTTTTAGTAATCAATTTATACTTCCCGTTCGCTTAGCGTATTCAGGAAATGTGTTTAGAACCCAACAACGAGAAGGTGGAGAGGCTTGTGAATTTGAACAAATAGGCGTGGAGATTATTGGAGAAGCGTCTGTTTTTGTTGATGCTGAGTCTATCTCCCTTCTCATAGAAACGTTAAAAAAAGCAACGAAATCGAAAACGAAAGTGATTGTGAGTCATGTTGGATTCCTTGACTCTTTAGTGGAAGAAAATGTGCAAGACCTATCAGATCAGAAAGAGCACAAGAGATTACTATATTCAAAGAATGAAGTAGGATTTAAACATTATATCGAAGGTCTTCTTCTTTCACCATTTAATAAAAGGAATTTATTAACTTTGCTTTCTTTAAGAGGAGGCGAAGAAAAGCTAGATGAAGCACTCCAAGTTATTACATCTGCAAAAGGGAAAGAGTCCGTTTATCAGCTCCAACAATTGTGGAAACAATTAGTTGATTTTGAAGTTGAAGATTTGATCGCCTTTGATTTAAAGATGATGAATCATATGGACTATTATACAGGTATCTTTTTTGAAGCTTATATAGAAGAGGTTCGCTCGCCAATTGCTAATGGGGGAAGATATGATGAATTGTATAAACAATTCAATAAGGACTTCCCTGCAACGGGGTTTGCGATCCACTTTGATCGCTTGACCGATCATATAAAAGAATTAGAAGAGCCTAAAAAACCCCTCAGCATTCTTTTTTCAGATGCGAAACAAAAAGACGCCATTGAATTGGCTAAACAGTATCGAAAACAGGGGGTGGATGTTGTCTTACAACATATAAAATCTGTACAAGATCTCCCTATTTATAGGCAACAGTTTGAAGATTGTTTGATATTACGAGATGAATGA